GCCCGGACGCCCTTTCTCCAGAGTGGCCCCGTGTTTTGCCGTGTTCAGGCCGTGTCCCGCGGGCTCCACCCCCACGAGTTTCACCGAGGGCTCGTCGATGAAGTCCGCGAAAATTCCGATGGCGTTGGATCCACCCCCTACGCAGGCGTATACCGCATCGGGAAGCCGCCCCTCGGCCGCCAGGATCTGACGTTTCGCCTCGCGCCCGATGACGCGCTGAAATTCCCGGACGATGGTGGGGAAGGGATGAGGGCCCGCCGCCGTTCCCAACAGATAGTGGGTGGTCTCGTAGCTGGCGGACCAGTCCCGCATGGCCTCGTTGATGGCGTCCTTCAGGCTGTGGCTTCCGGTTTCCACCGAAACCACCTCCGCCCCCATCAGCCGCATCCGAAAGACGTTGGAGGCCTGCCGCTCAATGTCCTTCGAGCCCATGTAAATTCGGGTTTCCATCCCGAAGAGGGCCCCCGCCAGCGCCGTCGCCACGCCGTGCTGACCCGCGCCGGTTTCGGCGATCAGGCGGATTTTACCCATGCGACGGGCCAACAGCGCCTGCCCCAGAACCTGATTCGTCTTATGAGCTCCGCCGTGCAGCAGGTCCTCCCGCTTCAGGTAGATCGTCACGTTCGTGTCCGCGCCCAGATTTCTGCACCGGTAAAGCGGCGTTTCCCGCCCGGCGTAATCCTTCAGCAAACCCTCCAGCTCCGCGGCGAAGGAGGGGTCCTTTTGGGCGTCCAGAAACGCCTGCTCCAGCGCCAGAAGTGTCGGAACCAGAATTTCCGGAACGAACATGCCGCCGAACTCGCCGAACGCTCCACAGCTCACCCATTTTTCCCTCTGATTTTCCACTCAAACGTCACCCCTCAGATTCGCGAATAATTGAGTTATCTTCTGATGATCTTTTTTGCCCGGAGCGCTCTCTACGCCTGAATTTACGTCCAGCGCGAAATACCCCAGCCGCGAGGCGCCGCGAATATTGTCCCCGTTCAGCCCGCCGGCAAGAATATCCCGGGACCGGTCGGAATCTCCTTCCAGCAGCGACCAGTCGAAGCTCCGGCCCGTGCCGCCCCGCGCCTCCGCGTTGGTTTTGTCGAAGGCGTCGTACAGAAGGCGGTCCGCGTGAAGCCCCTTCAGATTCGATGTACAATTCGGCATACGATCCCGCACTCGCACCGCCTTCCAGATTTCGCAGCGGTCCGGCAGTTTCCGGCGAAGCTCCCCAATGCAGGACTCCGTTTCCTCCCCGTGGAGCTGAACCGCCGCAAGATCCAGCTCCGAGGCCAGTCGGGCCACGTTCTGAGCAGGTTCATTCACAAATACGCCCACCGCCGGAAGAGGGGAAGCGGCCCGAATTTCACGCGCCCTTTCCGGATCTGTACGGCGCGGCGAATCCGCGAAAATCATCCCGCCGAAAACGGCTCCGGTTTTCCAGGCCGCGGCCGCGTCCTCAGGGCAGGTTAGCCCGCACACCTTGACCCTGCCGCAGACCAGCTCCCGCACGGCCAGGTCCAGCCGCTCCGATTTCATGAGAGAGCCTCCCACCAGGAAAACGTGCGTCCGTTCCCCGGGAAACGCGTTTCCAAAGCGCAGAACGTCCTCGTGGGACTGGATCCCCGACTCGCAGACGACGAGGCGGTCGGAGGGAATTTTGCGGGCAAGATGATTGTACACGTTCAGGTCGACTTTGAGGGTTTTGAGATTCCGGTTGTTGATGCCGATAATTCGGGCGTTCAGCCTGAGGGCGCGCTCCAGTTCCTCCTCGTTGTGAACTTCCGTCAGCACGTCCATGGAGAGCCGCTCGGCCTCCGCCGCGCAGATTTTGTACGCGGCGTCGTCCAAAATCGAGAGAATCAACAGCGCGGCGTCCGCTCCGCAGGAACGGGCCTCGCAAATCTGGTAGGGCTCCAGAACGAAATCCTTGGCGAGAATCGGCCGGTCCAGCAGCGGACGAGCCGTCCGCAATACGTCCAGGCTTCCCTGAAAATACGGCTCGTCCGTCAAAATCGACACGGCGTCGGCAAAATTATTGTATACGCCCGCAATTTCGGTAATATCGAAATTTTTCCGGATAAGCCCCTCCGAGGGAGAGGCTTTTTTACACTCCATGACAAAGCGGAACCCCGGCTTTTTCAGGGCCTTCGAAAAACTGCGCGTCGTGGGTTCGGTTCGGGCCTTCAGGTCGGAAAAGGGAACCTCCTCCATACGACGGGCCACATCCAGACGCTTGCGGTTGACGATCTCGTCAAGCACAGACACGATCGATCTCTCCTTCCTCGGGGATATTGGACAGTTCGGCGAATTTTTCCAGACGCTCCAAAGCCTTGCCGCTCTTCAAAATGCTCATGGCCAGGGCGAATCCGTCTTTGTAGTTGCCGGTGACCCCGCCCAGGGTCAGCAGGGCCGCCGCGTTGACGGCAATGGCGGCGCTGTGGGCCTCCATCCCCTGACCGCCGAGGACGGCGCGAATGGCGATCTCGTTCTCCGCCGGAGTGCCTCCCACGATGGAGGAAAGGGGAAACTCCCTCACGCCGAAATCCAGCGGGGTGAAACGCCGTTCGACGATTTCCCCGTTCTGGAGCTCCGCCGTGTTCGTCGCCCCGTGGGTGGCGATTTCGTCCAGCCCCAGACCGTGGACCACCAAAGCCCTCTGACAACCCAGCAGATGCAGCGTTTCGGCCACCAGCCCGCAGAGCTGCGCCTCATAAACGCCGACGAGCATAATGGGCGGCCGGGCCGGATTGATGAGGGGCCCCAGCACGTTGAACACCGTGCGGGTGGCGAGGGCCTTCCGAACGGGCATGGCGTGTTTGAAGCCGGTGTGATAATGAGGGGCGAAGAGGAACGTCACGCGCAGGTCGTCCAGGAGTTTGCGGGCCCGGGTCGGGGACATGTCGAGCTTTACTCCGAACTGCTCAAGAAGGTCCGCCGCACCGCACCGGGAAGAAACCGACCGGTTGCCGTGTTTGGCCACGGGCAGTCCC
The nucleotide sequence above comes from Synergistaceae bacterium. Encoded proteins:
- the trpB gene encoding tryptophan synthase subunit beta, with translation MSCGAFGEFGGMFVPEILVPTLLALEQAFLDAQKDPSFAAELEGLLKDYAGRETPLYRCRNLGADTNVTIYLKREDLLHGGAHKTNQVLGQALLARRMGKIRLIAETGAGQHGVATALAGALFGMETRIYMGSKDIERQASNVFRMRLMGAEVVSVETGSHSLKDAINEAMRDWSASYETTHYLLGTAAGPHPFPTIVREFQRVIGREAKRQILAAEGRLPDAVYACVGGGSNAIGIFADFIDEPSVKLVGVEPAGHGLNTAKHGATLEKGRPGILHGSYSYVLQDENGQIQESHSLSAGLDYPGVGAQHAHLYTTGRARYVGITDQEAVSAFSLLSRREGIIPALESAHALAQALRDAASEKTPQIYIVNISGRGDKDIDQVMAYTKLNGGAL
- the trpCF gene encoding bifunctional indole-3-glycerol-phosphate synthase TrpC/phosphoribosylanthranilate isomerase TrpF, yielding MSVLDEIVNRKRLDVARRMEEVPFSDLKARTEPTTRSFSKALKKPGFRFVMECKKASPSEGLIRKNFDITEIAGVYNNFADAVSILTDEPYFQGSLDVLRTARPLLDRPILAKDFVLEPYQICEARSCGADAALLILSILDDAAYKICAAEAERLSMDVLTEVHNEEELERALRLNARIIGINNRNLKTLKVDLNVYNHLARKIPSDRLVVCESGIQSHEDVLRFGNAFPGERTHVFLVGGSLMKSERLDLAVRELVCGRVKVCGLTCPEDAAAAWKTGAVFGGMIFADSPRRTDPERAREIRAASPLPAVGVFVNEPAQNVARLASELDLAAVQLHGEETESCIGELRRKLPDRCEIWKAVRVRDRMPNCTSNLKGLHADRLLYDAFDKTNAEARGGTGRSFDWSLLEGDSDRSRDILAGGLNGDNIRGASRLGYFALDVNSGVESAPGKKDHQKITQLFANLRGDV
- the trpD gene encoding anthranilate phosphoribosyltransferase — encoded protein: MDAKMGKVMTKLMGGEKLETGESAALFDAVIRGDLSDVEIAALLVALKMRGETAEEIAGAALALREGARAFPRPDYLFADIVGTGGDGANTINISSAVTFIAAEAGLPVAKHGNRSVSSRCGAADLLEQFGVKLDMSPTRARKLLDDLRVTFLFAPHYHTGFKHAMPVRKALATRTVFNVLGPLINPARPPIMLVGVYEAQLCGLVAETLHLLGCQRALVVHGLGLDEIATHGATNTAELQNGEIVERRFTPLDFGVREFPLSSIVGGTPAENEIAIRAVLGGQGMEAHSAAIAVNAAALLTLGGVTGNYKDGFALAMSILKSGKALERLEKFAELSNIPEEGEIDRVCA